The genomic interval CTCGGCCAGCAGCCGCCCCTGCGTCCGCCCCTCTGAGTCGACGACGACGGCGCCGCGCGGCGTCTGCTTGACGGTGAGCGCGCGACGGCCGCGCTCGGCGCCGATGAACGCCTCGACGAAGCCGTCAGCGGGATTCTCGATGATCTCGCTGGGGCTGCCGACCTGCACGATGCGGGCGCCCTTGTCGAGGATGACGACCTGGTCGCCGAGCAGGAAGGCCTCGTCGATGTCGTGGGTGACGAACACGACGGTCTTGTCGAGGTCGACCTGCAGGCGGATGAGCTCCTGCTGCAGGTCGGCGCGGACGATCGGGTCGACGGCGCCGAACGGCTCGTCCATCAGCAGGATGTTGGGGTCGGCGGCGAGCCCGCGGGCCACGCCCACGCGCTGCTGCTGGCCGCCGGACAGCTGGCTGGGGTACCGGTCGGCGAGGTCGCGGTCGAGTCCGACGGTGTCCAGCAGCTGCCGCGCGCGCTCGTGCGCGTCGCGCTTGCCGACGCCCGTCAGTCGCAGCACCGTCGCGACGTTGTCGAGCACGGTGAAATGCGGCATGAGGCCGGAGTTCTGCATCACGTATCCGATGCGCCGACGCAGCGCGACAGGGTCGCCGCCGAGCACGCTCTCGCCGTCGATCTCGACATCGCCTGACGTCGGCTCGACCATGCGGTTGATCATGCGCAGCAGCGTGGTCTTGCCGCATCCCGAGGATCCGACGAAGATGGTCGTCTTGCGTGAGGGCAGCACCAGGCTGAAGTCCTCGACCGCACGGGTGCCATCGGGGAACGTCTTGTTGACGGATCGGAATTCGATCATCTTGCGCTGCCGCCTACCGGCGGCGTCCTTCGAGTCGTGCCTTCATGGGGTCGTGCCTCCTGGTCGCCCTTAGAGCGTATTAGCCCCCTCCGACATCGAGGCCAGATCGCGGGCGATTCGCAGTTTTCCGGCCCGCAGGGCGAGTGGGGCGGGCAGGTGTCAGCATCCACCCCCGTGTCGGATCACTGACGGCGCGCCGGCCGGGACGCCCCCTGCCCAGGCGGCACGCCCACATCATCAGTAATCCGACACCCGAAGATCAGGCCGACTGGCGGCCGTAGGCCTCCAGCAGCCGCAGCCAGATCTCGGCCATCGTCGGATAGGCGGGCACGGCGTGCCAGAGCCGGCTGATCGGCACCTCGGCCGTGACGGCGATCGTCGCGGCTGGCAGCATCTCTGCCACGTCGGGTCCGACGAAGGTCACCCCGAGCACCACCTCGCGGTCGGTGTCGACGATCATGCGCGCGCGCCCCGAGTAGTGGTCCGCGTGCAGGGCGGCACCCGAGACGGCGCCGAGTTCATGGTCGATGACCTCGATCCGATGGCCGGCTGCGCTGGCAGCATCCGACGTCAACCCGACCGAGGCGACCTCTGGGTCGGTGAAGACGACCTGCGGAACCGCGCAGTGGTCGGCGGATGCCACGTGCCGACCCCACGGCTGATCGGCGACCACCTCGCCGCGCGATCTGGCGACGATCACGTCTCCGGCGGCGCGGGCCTGGTACTTGCCCTGGTGGGTGAGCAGCGCACGGCCGTTGACGTCGCCGACGGCGTACAGCCAGTCGGTGCCGCGAACGAGCATCGTGTCGTCGACGGGCATGGCCTTGCCCGGTTCGAGGCCGGCGCCCCCGAGGTCGGCATCTCCGACGTCGACGCTGTCGAGGCCGATGTCCGCGCTGCGTGGCCGGCGACCTGTGGCGACGAGCACCTCGGTGGCGGTGATCTCCTCGGCCCCCGCACCTCCAGTGACGACCGTCACCCCGTCTTCGTCGCGGCGCACATCGACCGTGTCGGTGTGCAGGCGCACGTCGACGCCCATCTCACGAAGGCCCTTCGCGACCTGCTCGCCGGCGAACGACTCCATGCCGCCGAGCAGTCCGCTGCGCGCGAGCACGGTGACCTTCGATCCGAGCCCGGCGAACACGGTCGCCATCTCGACCGCCACGACGCCGCCGCCGATGATCGCCAGCGACTCCGGGACCTGCTCGGCACTGGTCGCCTCGCGGCTGGTCCAGGGCTGCGACTGCGCCAGACCAGGGATGGGCGGCATGGTCGGCTCAGACCCGGTGGCGACGGCGACTGCGTGGCGCGCGCGCAGCATCCGCTCCCCGTCCGCGGTGGAGACGGTGACCTCGCGCTCTGCGCTGATCCGGCCGTATCCGCGCACCAGGTCGATGCCGGCGTCGTTCAGCCAGTCGACCTGCCCGGCATCCGACCAGCGCGCGACGTACGCGTCACGGCGGGCGAAGACCTCCTTCGGATCGAGCTCGCCGCCGCTCACCCCGCGGACGTGCTTTGCCGCGTGCAGCGCGAGGATCGGACGCAGCAGCGCCTTCGACGGGGTGCATGCCCAGTACGAGCACTCCCCACCGACGAGCTCGTTCTCGACGATCACCGCCGTGAGCCCTCCCTGCACCGCACGATCGGCGATGTTCTCTCCGACCGGACCTCCACCAAGCACGATCAGGTCGTATTCATCCGTCATATTGCCCTCCTGGGCTCCAGTCTTGCCCGAGGACGGGCGGAGCGACAGGGGGTCGGCGCTCGGGCATCCGGTGTCGGATCACAGACGACGCGCCGGGGTGGGCACGCGGACCAGTGCGACACGCCGTGTGCGTCAGTAGTCCGGCACACGGGCCGAGACCGGCGGCAGCTTCAGATCAGCGGGCGAGGAGGATGCGCGTGGGAGTGGGGGCCGGGGTGGTGTGCCGCACATCACGCGGAGCGCCGGTGCGCTCGTCGAGGTCGATGACGCTGACGGAGTCGGAGCGCTGCCCCGCGACCAGCAGCGTGCCGTCGTGCACGAGGTGGTGCCGCGGCCAGTCGACCCCGGATTCGGCGAGCGCGAGCGGCTCGAGTGTCTCTCCTCCGCCGCGCACGCGCAGCGCCGCGACCGTGTTGCTGCCACGCAGCGCCGTGTACAGGGTGTGTCCGTCGCGCGACATGGCGAGTTCGGCGGGGAAGTCGAAGCCGATCTGCGCGACCTCAGAGGCGGTGGTCGCCGAGACGAGTCCCCAACGGCCCTCGCGATCGGATGCCAGGGTGAAGACCTCACAGGAGTACTCGGTGACCACGTGCAGGTGTCCGCTGGGGTGCAGCACCATGTGCCGCGGGCCGGTGCCGCGGGGCAGTTCGACGTCGTGGTCGATGCTCAGATCGCGGCGGCGGATGCGCACCAGATCGAGGCCGAGGTCGGCGGTGGCGATGCGACGGTCTGGCAGGAACACCGCCGAATGCGCCCGCGAGACGCGGGCTGCGTCGCCGGACTCGCCTCCGAGATCGGGGGTGTCCACGTTCTCGGCCGCGTCACTGTCCCCGAACAGCGCGGCGCGGAGCGCGGCCGCCTTGTCCTGCACCGGTTCGACCAGGTTGCCGTCGTCGGCGATGCCGTACGCGACGACGCGTCCGTCGCCGTAGCAGCTGGCCACCAGCATCCGACCATCCGGCGACACTGCGAGGTGGCAGACCGACTCTCCCGCGGCGAGCGCTGGACCGAGCGGACGCAGCGAGGCCTCACCCGCTCGCGCGAACGCGCGCACCGTGCCGGCACCTTCCAGGGCGGCGTAGACGACGTCGAGAGTCGGATGCTGCGCAAGCCACGACGGCGAAACGGCTTCCGCCGCGACGCCCCGGTACCGAAGAGTCGACGGGCCACGCCCCTCGTCCACCGACAGGAAGCCGATCCCGTCGGCCTCGCCGTCCATGTCGGAGCCGTATCCGCCGGTCCAGAACCGCGTCATCTGATGTCCTTCTTCGGATTCTCAGGGTGCCGAGTGCACGGGAACCTGTCGAATGCACGGCCTGTTCACGTCAACGACCCGTGCACTCGGCGAGGTCCCGTGCTCTCGACGGAAAAGCGCGAAGCGCACGGGCGACCAGGCGCCGGTCAGTCGACCAGGTCGTGGCGGACGATGACCTCGTCGCGGGCGGGGCCGACACCGATGACCGAGATGCGCGTGTTGCTCATCGCCTCGAGCGCCAGCACGTAGTCCTTGGCGTTCTGCGGCAGGTCGTCGAACGTGCGGGCCTTCGAGATGTCCTCGGTCCAGCCGGGGAAGTACTCGTAGATCGGCTTCGCGTGGTGGAAGTCGGTCTGGTTGACCGGCACGTCGTCGAAGCGCACACCGTCGACGTCGTAGGCGACGCAGACCGGGACCTGGTCAAGGCCGGTGAGCACGTCGAGCTTGGTCAGCACGAGGTCGGTGATGCCGTTCACGCGGGTCGCGTAGCGGGTGATCGGAGCGTCGTACCAGCCGGTGCGACGCTCACGGCCGGTGGTCGTGCCGAACTCGAAGCCGGTCTGGCGCAGCCACTCGCCTTGCTCGTCGAAGAGCTCGGTGGGGAACGGGCCCGAGCCGACGCGGGTCGTGTACGCCTTGACGATGCCGACGATGCGGTCGAGGCGCCCCGGTCCCACCCCGGAGCCGGTCGCGGCGCCGCCCGCCGTCGCCGACGAGGAGGTCACGAACGGGTACGTGCCGTGGTCGACGTCGAGCATGGTGGCCTGCCCTGCCTCGAACACAACGACCTCGCCGCGGTTCAATGCCTCGTCGAGCAGGTGCCCGGTGTCGGCGACCATGGGTCGCAGGCGCTCGGTGTACGAGAGCAGGTCCGCGATGATCTCATCGACGGTGATCGCGCGACGGTTGAAGACCTTCACCAGCAGGTGGTTCTTCTGATCGAGTGCGCCTTCGACCTTCTGGCGCAGGATGTTCTCGTCGAAGAGGTCCTGCACGCGGATGCCGACGCGGTTGATCTTGTCGGCGTAGGCCGGTCCGATGCCGCGGCCGGTGGTGCCGATGCGGCGGTTGCCGAGGAAGCGCTCGGTGACCTTGTCGAGCGTGCGGTGGTACGCGGTGATGATGTGCGCGTTGGCGCTGACCTTCAGGCGCGACGTGTCGACGCCGCGGGCCTGCAGCGCGTCGAGCTCTTC from Microbacterium sp. H1-D42 carries:
- a CDS encoding NAD(P)/FAD-dependent oxidoreductase, translated to MTDEYDLIVLGGGPVGENIADRAVQGGLTAVIVENELVGGECSYWACTPSKALLRPILALHAAKHVRGVSGGELDPKEVFARRDAYVARWSDAGQVDWLNDAGIDLVRGYGRISAEREVTVSTADGERMLRARHAVAVATGSEPTMPPIPGLAQSQPWTSREATSAEQVPESLAIIGGGVVAVEMATVFAGLGSKVTVLARSGLLGGMESFAGEQVAKGLREMGVDVRLHTDTVDVRRDEDGVTVVTGGAGAEEITATEVLVATGRRPRSADIGLDSVDVGDADLGGAGLEPGKAMPVDDTMLVRGTDWLYAVGDVNGRALLTHQGKYQARAAGDVIVARSRGEVVADQPWGRHVASADHCAVPQVVFTDPEVASVGLTSDAASAAGHRIEVIDHELGAVSGAALHADHYSGRARMIVDTDREVVLGVTFVGPDVAEMLPAATIAVTAEVPISRLWHAVPAYPTMAEIWLRLLEAYGRQSA
- a CDS encoding beta-propeller fold lactonase family protein, producing the protein MTRFWTGGYGSDMDGEADGIGFLSVDEGRGPSTLRYRGVAAEAVSPSWLAQHPTLDVVYAALEGAGTVRAFARAGEASLRPLGPALAAGESVCHLAVSPDGRMLVASCYGDGRVVAYGIADDGNLVEPVQDKAAALRAALFGDSDAAENVDTPDLGGESGDAARVSRAHSAVFLPDRRIATADLGLDLVRIRRRDLSIDHDVELPRGTGPRHMVLHPSGHLHVVTEYSCEVFTLASDREGRWGLVSATTASEVAQIGFDFPAELAMSRDGHTLYTALRGSNTVAALRVRGGGETLEPLALAESGVDWPRHHLVHDGTLLVAGQRSDSVSVIDLDERTGAPRDVRHTTPAPTPTRILLAR
- a CDS encoding ATP-binding cassette domain-containing protein produces the protein MIEFRSVNKTFPDGTRAVEDFSLVLPSRKTTIFVGSSGCGKTTLLRMINRMVEPTSGDVEIDGESVLGGDPVALRRRIGYVMQNSGLMPHFTVLDNVATVLRLTGVGKRDAHERARQLLDTVGLDRDLADRYPSQLSGGQQQRVGVARGLAADPNILLMDEPFGAVDPIVRADLQQELIRLQVDLDKTVVFVTHDIDEAFLLGDQVVILDKGARIVQVGSPSEIIENPADGFVEAFIGAERGRRALTVKQTPRGAVVVDSEGRTQGRLLAEEPDAVASDAREGASLASDPMEANGT
- a CDS encoding adenylosuccinate synthase — protein: MPGIVIVGVQWGDEGKGKATDLLGERTDWVVKFNGGNNAGHTVVIGNEKYALHLLPSGILSPGVNPVIGNGVVVDLEVLFEELDALQARGVDTSRLKVSANAHIITAYHRTLDKVTERFLGNRRIGTTGRGIGPAYADKINRVGIRVQDLFDENILRQKVEGALDQKNHLLVKVFNRRAITVDEIIADLLSYTERLRPMVADTGHLLDEALNRGEVVVFEAGQATMLDVDHGTYPFVTSSSATAGGAATGSGVGPGRLDRIVGIVKAYTTRVGSGPFPTELFDEQGEWLRQTGFEFGTTTGRERRTGWYDAPITRYATRVNGITDLVLTKLDVLTGLDQVPVCVAYDVDGVRFDDVPVNQTDFHHAKPIYEYFPGWTEDISKARTFDDLPQNAKDYVLALEAMSNTRISVIGVGPARDEVIVRHDLVD